The stretch of DNA CTTCTCCTATGGGATAACATAGTTCTCCTCAGGGATAATATGGTTACTCCATCTATATAAAGAAATTGATGATGACCAGTTTATGTTCTATGCTGTGTAGTTTCCATGAGCTCAGAGAAAAGTCtctaaaggagaaaaacaaatacatccaACGGTGCCATGGTCTCTCGCACTAAGAACTGGACTAGTCCAGGtgggggagaagaaaaaggaagaggtggaagcaggggtGAGGGAGAACCCTGAGAATTGTACCAGGACTAGTATGAATCTTTGAACCtgcaggggttttgtttgtttgttttgtttgttttgtgcgtgcgtgcgtgcgtgcgtgcgtgcgtgtgtgtgtgtgtgtgtgtgtgtgtgtgtctgagcatgATGCATACTAAACATCCATGCAGTACATCTGGCCTTCCACAGGATAGAAAGTTGTAAACTGGAATAGGAGTCAGTGTCTCCTCGAAGGTTCCCAGCAGCTGTGGAGAGGCTGTGCCTACGGTGGAAGTATGCAAGGAATGAAGGCAATCTTATCGAGGGATACTTGCAGAATAACTCGGGGGTGCCGGGGGTAGCCATGAGGCTTTGCTTAACTTATTAACGCGACTGTTCATTTCCCTTTCCAGGTTCTTCCAGGTGAAATACCGAGTCAGGGAAGTTTACCTTTAACTTGGTCATTCCAGGAAGGCGTCCAACTGCCCAGCAGTTACAGCACACCTTTAATAGCTAACGCCCCCCAGCAAAACTCCCTGAATGATTGCCTATCCTTCCCTAAGAGTTATGATTTGGGGGGAACCACTGAGCTGGAAGATCCAACTTCCACCTTGGACTCCACTCAGCTCTATGAGAAATTCAAATTCTCCAGCGGCAGGCTCTACAGCACTGAAGACCAGTTTCAGCCTCCTGTCCCTGAGGTCTACACGGATTATGACGACCTACAAGCCTGGAATAAAAATGCTGCCCCCTTGGGGAGAAATCCGAACGATGAGCCCTGCTACCCCGGCTATCCTCTGCCCGTGACCAGCTGGCCCTGCGACTTCTTTCCCTCTCAGACCTCTTTGGAGCCCTTTCCTCAACAGATCCCACTGGAGGCCCCTGCTGCCCAAACTGGCTGCCACCCGCTGTGGTCCAATCCAGGAGGTGAGCCTTATGAAGAGAAAGTGCCAATGGATTTCAACGGCTACGTGCCTTCCCTCACCTACCACTCACCTCAGCAGGACCCCTTTCTGCTCACCTACGGCTCTCATCCTCAGCAGCAATACTCTCTGCccagcaggagcagcaagtgggATTTTGATGACGACATGGCCTGCACGGGTTTGGATCACTTCAACAGTGAAATGTGTCTAAACCTCTGTCCTTTAAGATGACTCAACATCCCCTCCCCTGCATCCACCACCAAATTGTGATTGGTTAAGGGGTTGGAAGGATATCCTTAGAAGATGGGTTTCAAAGCATAGCCTCGGAGAAGTGTTGGAATCATGACAAGTAGTAGACaagacttttgtttttctctagctGTCTCTTCACCTCGCCAGTGCCACTGTGTTTACCCGTAGGAAGGAATAGAAACTCACttgtgccaggtatggtggcgcacgcctttaatcccagcactcgggaggcagaggcagttggatctctgtgagttcaaggccagcctagtctacatagtgagttccaggacaaccaaggctatggtagagagaacctgtctcagaactCACCTactcacccccccaaaaaaaaagaagggaaaagggggaaaaaagggaaaaggaaaaataaactctTGTGTTGTGGGGCAAAATGCTCTCTGATGCCCTGTTCAAGCTTTGGAAATTCAGCATCCACCTTGGCAGGGCTGTCTGGAGCAGTTTTACTGTGGCTAACACATGTCAACTTAACATTTCATCTATGCCTTTCAGAAGCTAAAAAcgaaggaacagaaagaagacagaagagctATGGAGGTGTAGAGCTGAACATTTTACCTAAGAAGTATTTAAtactttgtttagttttatttttttaaatatgttttctagaTTTGTGACTTGTCAAAACAAGAGGCGTGACCTCATCctatttataaagaacagaaaacaaatggacatgggaagagaagggaacccacctctttcttcttctcagtgACTTCTTCCAAAAGAGCCGAGTCTCTGTTCATCCTTCATGGTATCTCAATGTCACGTTCATATATGAGAAATTCTTGCTTAAAAGTCTTTGTAAAGGGTTGGGGTGTGGCTCCACAGAGGAGAGCTTTCTTAGCATGTTAACacctctgggttcaatccccagcaacaaATTCCAGTAGCAAAGCTTTCttgggcatggcagtgcacacctgtaatcctagatttaggaggctgaggcagaaggatcatgagtttgaggtcagcccaggctacatagtgagaacctatctcaaacaaaTTTAGAACATTCTTCCTGGAGGCGAAGAGGCAAGGTTCCATAGTTCAGCATGTGGTGCTGAATGGGGCTTTAGCCTTGGTACTCCAAACCCAAACAGCTAAACAAAGGAGTCTCTGTTCCTTAGTCAGCTGGTCAGTCCCCAGTCTCTGCTGAAGTACTTTCCAGAAAAGGCAGCACAAAATCTGGAATGAACCTTGCCATAAGCAAACGTTTTCAAAATAATCTTTGCCATTTGATTTGTAATTAATGTGTATGATATGAGaatcaaaaataaatgatatgTCTTGttgctctggtcctctgcaataCTAAAAGTTTTCTTGTCTACCCCATAGACTAATGACATTTTctaaatacatatgtaaatattattatacataatatataaaatatattgttttctatATTATTGTGTCTGCGTGTGATGTCATATCTGTTATTATATCAACTCTGGCTTTTGCCATTTTAGATTACAGTTGAACAGTGGTCTTTACAAGCACATGGAAGATGAGTGGCCTCATTTTCAATGGCACATAGCCATTAGTATTATAATTAAATAGTCTCCATTCATAGACATTCATGTTATTTAAATCTAGTAAATTCTTTGGTGTGAATGCAGAAATATTTAATTTAGCAGAGTTCCACTACAAATGCTTGTATATGCCCAGGAAGGCAGGAAACCAGACCTCCTTCAGAAGTTCCTGGTGAGTGAAGGTGGATCCCACTCTACCCCGAGTCCCTTCCACATCTCAAAACCGATCTCTAAGTTGGCTCTTTATAACTTTGCTAACTTTGGATGTATTCCCATACAAcagttctgttttgtcttttggaaGGAACCTAAATAATTGTACATTTGGTCTGTCTTAAAGGGTTGTTGAggaagccagtgagatggcttacaGGTAAGGATGCTTGCCGTCAGGCTGATGACTTCAGTTCAGTCCTTAGAACCCAAATGGTAGAAAGAATTACTCTAGcaggctatcctctgacctccgtgtATGTTCATTGCACTCACACCTATGTGCATAAACATGCTCAATAAATGTGAAAAGAAGTATAACTCACATAAGTAAGAGTGCAAAAGTCATAGTACATAGCTCAGCACATTGAGATAGCCAAGTCTCTCTGCCATGTTGCTGGTGTACATTCTCTTGGGGGAAACAATGTGCTTTTCAGATTAGACACAGTTTATTTGAACATCTACAACTGCTTCCAAACAATGACCTTCCAATGAGATCCTATTGAATATCACCTAGGCTGTGGGATGTAGCTATGGGCCTGTAGCTATACCTAGACAGTTCTAATtgcattgaaagaaaaaaaatatcaatggCTGCTGGaggaattttaatttctattgttCTGTGATGCTTTAGTATTACAAATATTTCTCTCCACTAGACTGAAGCACCCTTTCACCTCAAACATTTTCACTTTAAAGAAATCTATAATCTTGATATTTATCAAAACAAGAACATGTGATTAACTGCTAGCTCCACTCCCACATTCAACTCCCAAGGCTTCTACTTCTTAACTGTTCTGTTTCTCACACTTAGCTCTAGACTTCCAAATAGCAAGATTTCACATCTGTGTTTTCACGTTGTGTGTCTATGGAATTCTGACCACAGATTAGGATCTAAGAGCTTCATAATGTACCAGCCTCACCCTTCACCATCTTTACTGTGTAGTTTGATGATCGTTGCCCATAGTATACTTGGTCATTTTGCGTAATGAAACCCAGCCAAAATCAAGATACAGAATACTGCCGTCATCCTCAAAACATCTGTTGGTATGGGTTAGGGGAGAGGTAGAGagagctcagaagttaagagtgtagaatgctcttacagaggactcaagttcagttctcagcacccgtatcaggtggctcacaacgtctacaactctagctccaggggatcttacaCACTCTTCGGGTCTCTGTGGATACCCTCACTTGCACGCACACagatatatgtaaatacacataattaaaaatccttttgcagggcagtagtggcacatgcctttaatgccagcactcaggaggcagaggcaggtggatctctgagttcgaggccagcctgggctacagagtgagttccaggacagctccaaagctacacagagaaaccctgtctcgaaccccccacccctacccctgaaaaaaaacttttaaaaagttgttggGTCCCTTATCAGTCAACTCTTTCCCTGATTCCCAGCCCCCAGCATCCCCTGTGTGCTTTCTGACGCTAGTGTTGCATTCTTTGAAATGACCTGCAAGTGAAATCACAGGCCTTTAAAATCTTTCTTACTCTGCACCATGCTTTTTATATCTACAAATGTCCCGTGTGATATTAGTCCATTTGTTTACTCTGTTACAGGAATGAATCACACTTCATCCATAAATTAACCTGTATACATTGAGGCTGTTTCCAGCCTTGTAAATTATGAATAAGACTATTATAAATGTTCAATTAAGGTTCTTGTGGACATTTCTTTAGTCTGTGTACCTAAGCATGAAATCATTTCATCACATGTTAAATGCATGCTGTATCTGACATTCGTAGATACTGCTAAGTTGTGTGGCAAAGTGGCTGCAGTATTTTTCAGGCCTGTCAGAAGTAAACATGGGAGTTCCCCTCCTTGACTTCATTTTCCAAGCTCCTTTAATTCTTGGCCATTCTTAGAAAGAAGTAGTGGCAACTCAttgaggttttgttgtttgaaATAAGGTCTTACTCTATAGACTTGGCTGACCTGGGACTCTGTATCCCAGGCCTCCCAactgctagaattacaagcatgagctATTATGCCTGGCTTCTCACTGAGGCATTAAATTAATTTCCCTGGTGACTTACAGAGTTGAgcatctttttatgttttatttacccCTTGTATGGCTTTGGTAAAGTATCTACTCAAATCTTTTGCCTAGTTCTTTGTTTGGTTACAGATAATGAGGTCTGAGAATTATATCTTCAGGATCTAAATCTCTAGTCAAATATGTGTTTTTGTAGGCTTTTTGCTTTATGTCATCTAAATAAACATTTGTAATCAATATgtg from Onychomys torridus chromosome 7, mOncTor1.1, whole genome shotgun sequence encodes:
- the Gcm1 gene encoding chorion-specific transcription factor GCMa, whose product is MELDDFDPEDKEILSWDINDMKLPQNVKKTDWFREWPDSYVKHIYSSEDRNAQRHLSSWAMRNTNNHNSRILKKSCLGVVVCSRDCSTEEGRKIYLRPAICDKARQKQQRKCCPNCNGPLKLIPCRGHGGFPVTNFWRHDGRFIFFQSKGEHDHPKPETKLEAEARRAMKKVHMASASGSLRMKGSPETKVLPGEIPSQGSLPLTWSFQEGVQLPSSYSTPLIANAPQQNSLNDCLSFPKSYDLGGTTELEDPTSTLDSTQLYEKFKFSSGRLYSTEDQFQPPVPEVYTDYDDLQAWNKNAAPLGRNPNDEPCYPGYPLPVTSWPCDFFPSQTSLEPFPQQIPLEAPAAQTGCHPLWSNPGGEPYEEKVPMDFNGYVPSLTYHSPQQDPFLLTYGSHPQQQYSLPSRSSKWDFDDDMACTGLDHFNSEMCLNLCPLR